A stretch of Episyrphus balteatus chromosome 2, idEpiBalt1.1, whole genome shotgun sequence DNA encodes these proteins:
- the LOC129912445 gene encoding GTPase-activating Rap/Ran-GAP domain-like protein 3 isoform X3: MLCFNLKLATIFRSYREESVRDRSQSLCAPPNRAPPNKDIGALRVLQRRASSVISSATELISRRGVFARHHYGSVDQLPQSEVDGFDPNFKRFRIENGESLAEKDEVFGSPSTPILENPEHQTRWYFKYFLGKLHQNYVGIDVEKNPYFLSVVSQESGNQGSPLNRAILFRKQGAQKIALPCMAGQKLTVKQILAHFSGIDASTKNPKEIYAADIQKDLLLLEEQEGSVNFKFGVVYMRQGQECDDEMLSNEESSQDFEDFLDVLGERVRLKGWDRFRGGLDVKGDMTGKYSVYTLYEGHEIMFHVSTLLPFSRDNRQQVERKRHIGNDIVNIVFIDQNANNTDKILPTSFDPMWIKSQFTHIFAVVTKVENTYRLAIFCDETVPPFGPTLPDPPEFSDVFMFREFLLVKLINAEKATFQTPTFSQKRERTLEMLIKDLHEEYVHDSKLNMLNRRAFSEVLYDVPRASKLKEDARQIEFVRIGQALKLEAIVRGDAPTSIASASPCTIFKKPPWEPQCFYPAFQHRGTLAGDSFNHDSIFMATDDGTFLIKDDQSLQLIFDKTFFVKQLSVLEEHGLLIIRGGSATNRDSNRIHVFRLREFKEEVIRVRGRNEVKDRRIERSRGCHLYASSKINGGHLRLVVAVGKKLQLFQWKHTAAWASWCADSDTETVDGFIFQKEIQLCESPAIMTLLEGPTNTNTGGLICVGYRYYYEVVCDQTGSATRLFEVDASKRNQAQLNAAIELCDGQETELLLCYNHTCHFQKLNKDTTSTEFDFHWNTSPTSIVCAFPYIFGFTSDSIEIRLLVNGNLVHTAIMPELQLITSKRDIYFVTTAPEFISKDLNIKGLQINENTPERKIKKTPSDTSSSEELSRTPERKHFVEIPINPENELQTLLALPVRCDGGGSPSIQRARSLQKTNNINEDLKPVIAKSNSCGDPYRSDNAKDREHLDQPSVPPNSPRSAGNQQTQQQKCGSPMSPTKRNSKYRSLFTSGSGDASFSSPDRLKPLRIYRIPLSKLTGTQSHFHAHSFSTSTSSSGSSAATATTTTFKHSIDVPTIASRSYE; the protein is encoded by the exons GTATTTGGATCGCCGAGTACACCTATCCTTGAAAATCCTGAACATCAGACGAGATggtattttaaatactttttgggcAAAC TTCATCAAAACTATGTTGGAATTGATGTGGAAAAGAATCCATACTTTTTGTCAGTTGTCTCACAAGAATCTGGAAATCAAGGATCTCCATTAAATAGAGCGATATTGTTTAGGAAACAG GGTGCACAAAAGATTGCTTTGCCTTGCATGGCTGGACAGAAATTGACAGTTAAGCAGATTCTAGCCCATTTCTCTGGCATTGATGCGTCGACAAAAAACCCCAAGGAAATATACGCAGCCGATATACAAAAGGACCTGCTGCTTCTGGAGGAGCAAGAGGGTTCGGTTAATTTTAAATTCGGAGTGGTTTATATGCGGCAAGGACAAGAGTGTGACGATGAGATGCTTAGCAATG AGGAATCCAGTCAAGACTTTGAAGACTTCCTTGATGTGTTGGGGGAACGTGTTCGTCTGAAGGGTTGGGATCGTTTCCGAGGTGGTTTGGATGTTAAAg GTGATATGACTGGGAAATATTCCGTGTATACATTATACGAAGGACATGAAATAATGTTTCATGTGTCGACATTGCTGCCTTTTTCCAGAGATAATCGACAACAG GTGGAGCGGAAAAGACATATTGGAAATGATAttgtaaatattgtttttatcgATCAGAATgcaaacaacactgacaaaataTTACCAACAAGTTTTGATCCCATGTGGATTAAGAGCCAATTTACTC ATATTTTTGCTGTTGTGACTAAAGTAGAGAACACTTATCGCTTAGCTATTTTCTGTGATGAAACTGTACCTCCGTTTGGACCAACTTTACCGGATCCACCTGAATTTTCT GATGTTTTCATGTTTCGTGAATTTCTCCTAGTTAAATTGATAAATGCAGAAAAGGCAACTTTCCAAACACCCACTTTTTCCCAAAAACGTGAGCGTACTCTTGAAATGCTTATTAAGGATCTGCACGAAGAGTATGTCCACGACAGCAAATTG AACATGCTGAACAGGCGAGCATTCTCCGAGGTGCTATACGATGTGCCACGTGCTTCAAAACTCAAAGAGGACGCAAGACAAATTGAATTTGTTCGCATCGGACAGGCGCTCAAATTGGAAGCTATCGTGCGTGGTGATGCCCCAACAAGTATAGCCTCTGCAAGTCCTTGTACGATATTCAAGAAACCACCATGGGAGCCACAATGTTTTTATCCAGCATTTCAACATCGAGGTACCCTTGCAGGAGATTCATTCAATCATGATAGCATATTCATGGCCACTGACGATGGTACTTTTCTTATAAAGG ATGACCAATCACTACAACTCATATTTGACAAAACGTTTTTTGTGAAGCAATTGAGTGTGCTGGAAGAACATGGACTGCTGATAATACGTGGTGGATCTGCTACCAATCGTGATTCTAATCGAATTCATGTTTTCCGGCTAAGAGAATTTAAGGAAGAAGTTATTCGAGTGCGAGGTCGAAATGAAGTCAAGGATAGAAGAATAGAACGCTCGAGGGGGTGTCATCTTTATGCGAGTTCAAAAATCAATGGTGGCCATTTGCGGTTGGTTGTTGCTGTAGGGAAGAAACTACAGCTGTTTCAGTGGAAGCACACTGCAGCATGGGCATCGTGGTGTGCTGATAGTGATACGGAAACGGTGGATGGGTTTATATTCCAAAAGGAGATTCAGTTGTGCGAATCACCGGCTATAATGACATTGCTTGAAGGACCCACGAATACAAATACTGGAGGTCTTATTTGTGTTGGATATAG GTACTACTACGAAGTGGTTTGTGACCAAACCGGATCAGCAACTCGACTTTTTGAAGTGGATGCATCAAAACGAAACCAAGCACAACTAAATGCAGCAATTGAACTTTGTGATGGCCAAGAAACAGAACTGCTTTTATGCTATAATC ATACTTGTCATTTCCAAAAGCTGAACAAAGACACAACATCCACAGAATTTGATTTCCACTGGAACACATCCCCCACATCTATTGTCTGTGCATTTCCTTACATTTTTGGCTTCACTTCTGATTCCATTGAAATTCGATTGTTGGTCAATGGTAATTTGGTGCACACTGCCATAATGCCCGAACTGCAATTGATCACATCGAAACGTGACATCTACTTTGTAACTACAGCACCGGAATTTATATCCAAGGATTTGAATATTAAGGgtttgcaaataaatgaaaatactcCTGAACGTAAGATCAAAAAGACTCCTAGCGATACATCATCCAGTGAAGAACTTTCCAGAACTCCCGAAAGGAAACATTTCGTTGAAATTCCCATCAATCCTGAAAATGAGCTTCAAACCCTTTTAGCTCTTCCAGTTAGATGTGATGGTGGAGGATCCCCATCAATCCAGCGAGCTAGATCACTTCAAAAAACGAACAACATCAACGAGGATCTCAAGCCCGTAATTGCCAAAAGCAATTCGTGTGGTGATCCATATCGATCGGACAATGCAAAAGACAGAGAACACCTCGATCAGCCAAGTGTTCCGCCAAATTCTCCAAGATCGGCTGGAAACCAACAAactcaacaacaaaaatgtggtTCTCCAATGTCTCCGACAAAGCGAAACTCAAAATACCGAAGTCTCTTTACAAGTGGTTCTGGTGATGCTTCATTTAGTTCTCCAGACCGTCTAAAACCCCTACGCATTTATCGAATACCCTTGTCCAAACTGACTGGAACTCAATCACACTTTCATGCTCATTCCTTTAGTACTTCAACATCATCGTCTGGATCATCGGCTGCaactgcaacaacaacaactttcaAACACTCAATAGATGTCCCCACAATCGCAAGTCGTTCCTATGAATGA